The Triticum dicoccoides isolate Atlit2015 ecotype Zavitan chromosome 6A, WEW_v2.0, whole genome shotgun sequence genome has a window encoding:
- the LOC119315917 gene encoding probable E3 ubiquitin-protein ligase RNF217 — translation MEEPVGKAQQPCSICMEPMAPSDAHRGGSGCAHAFCRACLAGHVRAKVEAGAAVVRCPGVSCAGALDPELCRAALPADLFVRWRGVLCESMFLGARRTYCPFPDCSEMMVADDDGGGASEGCVTQSECQVCRRLFCAHCAVPWHAGVSCAEFAQLGAGERGREDLLLVEAARECKWKRCPRCRFYVEKSHGCLHITCRCGFEFCYGCQKPWKLEHDGCPGE, via the exons ATGGAGGAGCCCGTGGGGAAGGCGCAGCAGCCCTGCAGCATCTGCATGGAGCCCATGGCGCCTTCTGACGCCCACCGCGGCGGCAGCGGGTGCGCGCACGCCTTCTGCCGGGCGTGCCTGGCGGGCCATGTCCGCGCCAAGGTCGAGGCCGGCGCGGCCGTCGTGCGGTGCCCCGGTGTGTCCTGCGCCGGCGCTCTCGACCCGGAGCTGTGCCGCGCCGCCCTCCCGGCCGACCTGTTCGTGCGGTGGCGCGGGGTGCTATGCGAGTCCATGTTCCTCGGGGCGCGGCGGACCTACTGCCCTTTCCCTGACTGCTCCGAGATGATGGTGGCCGACGACGACGGTGGCGGCGCGTCCGAGGGGTGCGTCACGCAGTCGGAGTGCCAGGTGTGCAGGCGGCTGTTCTGCGCGCATTGCGCGGTGCCGTGGCACGCCGGCGTGAGCTGCGCCGAGTTCGCGCAGCTCGGCGCCGGGGAGCGCGGCCGTGAGGATCTGCTGCTCGTTGAGGCCGCCAGGGAGTGCAAATGGAAGCGCTGCCCGCGGTGCCGGTTCTACGTCGAGAAGTCCCATGGCTGCCTGCACATCACATGCAG GTGCGGCTTTGAGTTCTGCTATGGATGTCAAAAGCCGTGGAAACTCGAACACGACGGCTGCCCTGGAGAATGA
- the LOC119317356 gene encoding peroxisome biogenesis protein 19-1-like isoform X2, translated as MASSNPSSSAGAAAADDLDQLLDSALDDFTSLDLAAAPKSGEASASSSSGSARPVRGLGMSLPDPRAPRRRAARQPQPPPRGAHASEALEKLTRETREAVRGLETATGGIAGLDDEAMMEDFVKQFEEFAGGQDMDSIVETMMKQLLSKEILYEPMKDIVEKYPKWLEDNKSKISKEEYERYSNQLELMLKLNEVYEHEPENMSKVFEIMQNMQECGQPPSDLVQDIVPDLDLSKLGQLSPEMLESTENCCIM; from the exons ATGGCCTCCTCCAACCCCAGCTCcagcgccggcgccgccgccgcggacGACCTCGACCAGCTCCTCGACAGCGCCCTCGACGACTTCACCAGCCTCgatctcgccgccgcccccaaaaG CGGCGAGGCATCGGCATCGTCGTCGTCCGGGAGCGCGAGGCCGGTGAGGGGCCTGGGGATGTCGCTGCCTGACCCCAGGGCGCCAAGGAGGCGCGCGGCGAGGCAACCCCAGCCGCCGCCGAGGGGCGCGCACGCGTCGGAGGCGCTCGAGAAGCTGACGCGCGAGACGCGGGAGGCGGTCCGGGGGCTCGAGACGGCCACCGGGGGGATCGCAGGCCTGGATGACGAGGCGATGATGGAGGACTTTGTGAAGCAGTTCGAGGAGTTCGCTGGCGGGCAG GATATGGACTCTATTGTTGAAACAATGATGAAACAACTTCTTTCCAAGGAGATTCTTTACGAACCCATGAAGGACATTGTAGAGAAGTACCCAAAATGGCTGGAGGATAACAAAAGCAAGATAAGCAAAGAAGAATATGAGCGTTACAGCAATCAGCTTGAACTCATGCTGAAACTTAATGAGGTCTATGAACATGAGCCTGAGAATATGTCTAAGGTTTTTGAGATCATGCAAAACATGCAAGAATGTGGTCAGCCCCCCAGTGATCTTGTTCAAGATATTgttccggatctggatctgagcaaGTTGGGACAACT ATCTCCTGAGATGCTTGAATCAACAGAAAATTGCTGCATAATGTGA
- the LOC119317356 gene encoding peroxisome biogenesis protein 19-1-like isoform X1, translated as MASSNPSSSAGAAAADDLDQLLDSALDDFTSLDLAAAPKSSGEASASSSSGSARPVRGLGMSLPDPRAPRRRAARQPQPPPRGAHASEALEKLTRETREAVRGLETATGGIAGLDDEAMMEDFVKQFEEFAGGQDMDSIVETMMKQLLSKEILYEPMKDIVEKYPKWLEDNKSKISKEEYERYSNQLELMLKLNEVYEHEPENMSKVFEIMQNMQECGQPPSDLVQDIVPDLDLSKLGQLSPEMLESTENCCIM; from the exons ATGGCCTCCTCCAACCCCAGCTCcagcgccggcgccgccgccgcggacGACCTCGACCAGCTCCTCGACAGCGCCCTCGACGACTTCACCAGCCTCgatctcgccgccgcccccaaaaG CAGCGGCGAGGCATCGGCATCGTCGTCGTCCGGGAGCGCGAGGCCGGTGAGGGGCCTGGGGATGTCGCTGCCTGACCCCAGGGCGCCAAGGAGGCGCGCGGCGAGGCAACCCCAGCCGCCGCCGAGGGGCGCGCACGCGTCGGAGGCGCTCGAGAAGCTGACGCGCGAGACGCGGGAGGCGGTCCGGGGGCTCGAGACGGCCACCGGGGGGATCGCAGGCCTGGATGACGAGGCGATGATGGAGGACTTTGTGAAGCAGTTCGAGGAGTTCGCTGGCGGGCAG GATATGGACTCTATTGTTGAAACAATGATGAAACAACTTCTTTCCAAGGAGATTCTTTACGAACCCATGAAGGACATTGTAGAGAAGTACCCAAAATGGCTGGAGGATAACAAAAGCAAGATAAGCAAAGAAGAATATGAGCGTTACAGCAATCAGCTTGAACTCATGCTGAAACTTAATGAGGTCTATGAACATGAGCCTGAGAATATGTCTAAGGTTTTTGAGATCATGCAAAACATGCAAGAATGTGGTCAGCCCCCCAGTGATCTTGTTCAAGATATTgttccggatctggatctgagcaaGTTGGGACAACT ATCTCCTGAGATGCTTGAATCAACAGAAAATTGCTGCATAATGTGA